One stretch of Comamonas testosteroni DNA includes these proteins:
- the bioF gene encoding 8-amino-7-oxononanoate synthase yields the protein MTTSSNFWLQDIPRQLAALDAAALRRTRRTVAPLQGARILVDGQPMLQFCSNDYLGLAQHPAMIEAACAGAQDFGVGSGGSPMVNGHSTANAALEEELARFVQLPRALYFYAGFATNTSIIPALVGADDAIFSDALNHASLIDGCRLSRAQIHRFGHGDLVELEQMLAACPVQRKLVVSDAVFSMDGNVADIEGLLALCERYDALLLLDDAHGFGVLGPQGRGSLAAAGLTGDKASPRVLYMATLSKAAGVSGAFVAGHELLIEWLLQKTRSYTFATAAPAMLARALQTSLQLIEQQGALRLQLQARIAQLRAGLQPLLNGKGWRLLPSETAVQALVVGGNDAALSLMEGLRRHGLWVPAIRPPTVPVGTARLRIALSALHTEADVSQLLAALQELAG from the coding sequence ATGACTACATCTTCCAATTTCTGGCTGCAGGATATTCCACGGCAGCTGGCAGCACTCGACGCCGCCGCGCTGCGCCGCACCCGTCGTACCGTGGCGCCCTTGCAAGGTGCGCGCATTCTGGTCGACGGGCAGCCCATGCTGCAGTTCTGCAGCAACGACTATCTGGGGCTGGCCCAGCACCCGGCCATGATTGAGGCGGCCTGCGCCGGTGCGCAGGACTTTGGCGTGGGCTCGGGCGGTTCTCCCATGGTCAACGGCCATAGCACGGCCAACGCTGCGCTGGAGGAGGAACTGGCCCGCTTTGTGCAACTGCCCCGTGCGCTTTACTTCTATGCCGGGTTTGCCACCAACACCAGCATCATCCCGGCGCTGGTGGGCGCGGACGATGCCATTTTCTCGGACGCTCTGAACCACGCCAGCCTGATCGACGGCTGCCGTCTGTCGCGTGCCCAGATCCACCGTTTCGGGCATGGCGATCTGGTCGAATTGGAGCAGATGCTGGCTGCTTGCCCGGTGCAGCGCAAGCTGGTGGTGAGCGATGCCGTTTTCAGCATGGACGGCAATGTGGCAGATATAGAGGGCCTGCTGGCCCTGTGCGAGCGCTACGATGCCCTGCTGCTGCTCGACGATGCCCACGGCTTCGGCGTGCTCGGCCCGCAAGGCCGCGGCAGCCTGGCGGCCGCAGGACTGACGGGGGACAAGGCTTCGCCACGCGTGCTGTACATGGCCACGCTGAGCAAGGCGGCCGGCGTCTCGGGCGCCTTTGTGGCAGGACATGAACTGCTGATCGAGTGGCTGCTGCAGAAAACGCGCAGCTACACCTTTGCGACCGCCGCCCCTGCGATGCTGGCGCGTGCATTGCAAACCAGTCTGCAGCTGATAGAGCAGCAAGGCGCTCTGCGCCTGCAGTTGCAGGCCCGTATCGCCCAGTTGCGCGCGGGTCTGCAGCCCTTGCTGAATGGCAAGGGATGGAGGCTTTTGCCATCGGAAACGGCCGTGCAGGCACTGGTGGTGGGTGGGAATGACGCTGCGCTTAGCCTTATGGAGGGGTTGCGCCGCCATGGCCTGTGGGTGCCGGCGATTCGTCCTCCCACCGTGCCCGTGGGCACGGCTCGGTTGCGTATCGCACTGTCGGCGCTGCACACCGAGGCGGATGTGAGTCAGTTGCTGGCAGCGCTGCAGGAGCTGGCAGGCTGA
- the bioA gene encoding adenosylmethionine--8-amino-7-oxononanoate transaminase produces MDHSLASRSVRHVWHPCTQMKRHEAAPPIAIDHATGPWLVDTDGRRYLDGISSWWVNLFGHSHPHIQAALTEQMRKLDHVMLAGFTHAPVVELSERLAALTGLGHAFYGSDGASATEIALKMSAHYWRNQGHPAKHRFVGLAGGYHGETVGALSVTDIALFRDAYGPLVRLSATVPSPDARQAGPGETAADVARRAAEGLEAWLQAHHQETAALILEPLVQCAAGMAMHDAEYLRLARALCDRYSVHLVADEIAVGFGRTGSLFAHQQAGIRPDFICLSKGLTGGTLPLSAVLTTDEVYAAFYDDDAARGFLHSHSYTGNPLACRAAVATLELFEQLDQLAANRQLARKISAALAGLNVHPRVSNARQQGMIWAWDIDTALPDFAQRYHEAALDLGLLLRPIGRTLYCMPPYVLDDTDIAHLGQAALAALNTTLQQEAELAAKKGNA; encoded by the coding sequence ATGGACCACAGTCTTGCCAGCCGCAGCGTGCGCCATGTCTGGCATCCCTGCACCCAGATGAAGCGGCACGAAGCCGCGCCGCCGATTGCCATCGACCACGCCACCGGGCCCTGGCTGGTGGATACCGATGGCCGCCGCTATCTGGACGGCATCAGTTCCTGGTGGGTCAATCTGTTCGGTCACTCGCATCCGCATATCCAGGCGGCGCTGACCGAGCAGATGCGCAAGCTCGATCATGTGATGCTGGCCGGCTTCACCCATGCACCCGTGGTCGAGTTGTCCGAGCGCCTGGCCGCTCTGACTGGCCTGGGCCATGCTTTCTACGGCAGCGACGGCGCTTCGGCCACCGAGATCGCACTGAAGATGAGCGCCCACTACTGGCGCAACCAGGGGCATCCTGCCAAGCACCGCTTCGTGGGCCTGGCCGGCGGCTACCACGGCGAGACCGTAGGCGCGCTGTCGGTCACCGATATTGCGCTGTTTCGCGATGCCTACGGCCCTCTGGTGCGTCTGTCTGCCACCGTGCCCAGCCCCGATGCACGCCAGGCCGGGCCTGGCGAAACCGCTGCCGATGTGGCACGCCGCGCAGCAGAGGGTCTGGAAGCCTGGCTGCAAGCGCATCACCAGGAGACTGCTGCCCTGATTCTGGAGCCGCTGGTGCAGTGCGCCGCCGGCATGGCCATGCACGATGCCGAATACCTGCGTCTGGCCAGGGCGCTGTGCGACCGCTATTCAGTGCATCTGGTGGCGGACGAGATCGCCGTGGGCTTTGGCCGTACCGGAAGCCTGTTTGCCCACCAGCAGGCCGGCATCAGGCCGGACTTCATCTGCCTGTCCAAAGGTTTGACCGGCGGCACGCTGCCCTTGTCTGCCGTGCTGACCACCGATGAGGTCTATGCGGCCTTCTATGACGACGATGCCGCGCGCGGCTTTCTGCATTCGCATTCCTATACCGGCAACCCCCTGGCCTGCCGCGCTGCCGTGGCGACGCTGGAGCTGTTCGAGCAGCTGGACCAGCTGGCTGCCAATCGGCAGCTGGCCCGGAAAATCAGTGCTGCATTGGCCGGGCTGAATGTTCACCCCCGCGTCAGCAATGCACGCCAGCAGGGAATGATCTGGGCCTGGGACATCGATACCGCGTTGCCGGACTTTGCACAGCGCTACCACGAGGCAGCGCTGGATCTCGGTCTGCTGCTGCGCCCCATAGGGCGCACGCTGTACTGCATGCCGCCCTATGTGCTGGACGATACCGATATCGCCCACCTGGGTCAGGCCGCGCTGGCCGCGCTGAACACCACCTTGCAGCAGGAAGCGGAGCTTGCCGCGAAGAAGGGAAACGCATGA
- a CDS encoding PLP-dependent aminotransferase family protein: protein MFKHAQLESVKAWIGDPAHGALPLHARIQRAIRHLILDGALDVGRRLPASRALAQSLGVSRDTVEAAYGQLHAEGFIERRTGSGSFVSGQVKRLPGRGLMQSPLARVPALRLSQRGAAMFAGGGLRDFLAPRAFAPGVPEIRNFPLQTWERLQRQVLKEHGTQALLHSPPQGTEALRQAIAAYVNLERGARATPERVLVLTSSQQALTLCANVLLDAGDRIFIEDPVYHGARKAFDAAGLECVPVPLDGDGMRVDLLQTMPCAKAVFLTPSHQFPTGTTLALDRRLAAIAWAQQEQAWIIEDDYDSEFHYAGKPTACVQGLDQHERTIYVGTFTKSMFPGLRIGYMVLPASLVAPMTVARTLLDGHSAPIAQLTLARFIEGGHLGAHVRTMRAVYAERRDVLARLVREHLGDFLEPRVPAGGMQMPCTLIRDISELAAVDCARRAGIDLLGLTQLHASSRHKAGFLMGFAAHTPHELEVAARKLAQVLQALRR from the coding sequence TTGTTCAAACACGCCCAACTCGAATCCGTCAAAGCCTGGATCGGCGACCCCGCTCATGGCGCCTTGCCCCTGCATGCCCGCATCCAGCGGGCCATACGGCACCTGATCCTCGATGGCGCGCTGGACGTGGGCCGGCGCCTGCCGGCATCGCGAGCCCTGGCCCAATCGTTGGGTGTCTCGCGCGATACGGTGGAGGCCGCATATGGCCAGTTACATGCCGAAGGATTTATCGAACGACGCACGGGCAGCGGCAGCTTTGTGTCCGGGCAGGTAAAGCGCCTTCCGGGGCGCGGCCTGATGCAAAGTCCTTTGGCGCGCGTTCCCGCCCTGCGTTTGAGCCAACGCGGCGCAGCCATGTTTGCGGGCGGTGGCCTGCGTGATTTCCTCGCGCCACGCGCTTTTGCGCCCGGTGTGCCTGAGATACGCAACTTCCCGCTCCAGACCTGGGAGCGCCTGCAGCGGCAGGTGCTCAAGGAACACGGCACCCAGGCTCTGCTGCACAGTCCGCCACAGGGCACCGAGGCTTTGCGCCAGGCCATTGCCGCCTATGTGAACCTGGAGCGCGGCGCGCGCGCCACGCCCGAACGCGTGCTGGTGCTGACCAGCTCGCAACAGGCTCTGACCCTGTGCGCCAATGTACTGCTCGACGCCGGTGATCGCATCTTTATCGAAGACCCGGTGTATCACGGCGCACGCAAGGCCTTCGATGCAGCGGGACTGGAATGTGTGCCCGTGCCGCTGGACGGCGACGGCATGCGGGTGGATCTATTGCAGACCATGCCATGCGCCAAGGCGGTGTTCCTGACGCCATCCCATCAATTCCCGACGGGCACCACGCTGGCTCTGGATCGCCGGTTGGCCGCCATAGCCTGGGCGCAGCAGGAGCAGGCCTGGATCATCGAAGATGACTACGACAGCGAATTCCACTACGCCGGCAAGCCCACGGCCTGCGTACAGGGGCTGGATCAGCACGAGCGCACGATCTATGTCGGCACCTTCACCAAGTCGATGTTCCCTGGGCTACGCATAGGCTATATGGTGTTGCCGGCTTCGCTGGTCGCCCCCATGACGGTGGCGCGGACCTTGCTCGATGGACACAGCGCACCGATTGCGCAATTGACGCTGGCGCGGTTCATCGAAGGCGGGCACCTGGGAGCGCATGTGCGTACCATGCGCGCCGTCTATGCCGAGCGGCGTGATGTACTGGCGCGGCTGGTGCGCGAGCATCTGGGGGATTTTCTGGAGCCCCGGGTGCCTGCGGGCGGCATGCAGATGCCGTGTACCTTGATTCGCGACATTTCCGAGCTTGCCGCAGTGGATTGCGCTCGCAGAGCTGGCATCGACCTGCTCGGGTTGACGCAGCTGCATGCATCGAGCCGGCACAAGGCGGGTTTCCTCATGGGATTTGCTGCTCACACACCGCATGAGCTGGAGGTCGCCGCGAGGAAGCTGGCACAGGTACTGCAGGCGCTACGCCGCTGA
- the bioD gene encoding dethiobiotin synthase, with translation MIGCFVTGTDTGVGKTLASCALLHALAGHHSRVVGMKAVAAGAEPDGQGGWVNEDTVALRAVSTLAVPAALDNPVLLPDPMSPHIAARRAGVEVTLAPILDAYRQLAAQADAVVVEGAGGWRVPLSDSLCIADLAVALQLPVVLVVGLKLGCLNHAVLTAEAICAAGLPLAGWVASRVEPQMLVPEENMDWLRHQLGRLGAPLLADIPWQATPDPRLTSFSLPKEWQ, from the coding sequence ATGATCGGCTGTTTCGTCACGGGCACCGATACCGGTGTGGGCAAGACCCTGGCCAGCTGTGCATTGCTGCACGCACTGGCAGGCCACCATTCGCGCGTGGTGGGCATGAAGGCCGTGGCCGCAGGCGCCGAGCCCGACGGGCAGGGCGGCTGGGTCAACGAAGACACGGTGGCCTTGCGCGCGGTCTCCACGCTGGCCGTGCCGGCAGCGCTGGACAATCCCGTGCTGCTGCCAGACCCCATGTCGCCGCATATCGCGGCCCGGCGCGCGGGCGTGGAGGTGACGCTGGCCCCAATTCTGGACGCCTACCGGCAACTGGCGGCGCAGGCCGATGCCGTGGTGGTCGAGGGCGCAGGTGGCTGGCGTGTGCCGCTGTCGGACTCTCTTTGCATTGCCGATCTGGCTGTGGCGCTGCAGTTGCCCGTGGTGCTGGTGGTGGGGCTCAAGCTCGGTTGCCTGAACCATGCGGTGCTGACCGCCGAGGCGATTTGCGCAGCCGGCTTGCCGCTGGCGGGCTGGGTGGCCAGTCGTGTGGAGCCGCAGATGCTGGTGCCCGAGGAAAACATGGACTGGCTGCGCCACCAGCTGGGACGGCTCGGCGCGCCGCTGCTGGCCGATATTCCCTGGCAGGCCACTCCCGATCCTCGCCTGACCAGTTTCTCTTTGCCCAAGGAATGGCAATGA
- a CDS encoding benzoate/H(+) symporter BenE family transporter has protein sequence MPTTHSPSPLRWNDLAHPVVAGLISVIVNYGGTFILVFQAAKVAGLGPELTASWVWSISIGVGVTGLLLSWVTREPIITAWSTPAAAFLVTALASTPYAEAVGAYLISALAFVVLGLSGYFERVIRLIPAGIAAALLAGILLQFGIKAFGGMSVDPMLAGLLIATYVVLKRISARYAVVGILVLGLVFLLSQNRVDLSGLELQLAAPVFTRPEFSLNALLSVALPLFLITLTGQYMPGMLVLRNDGFKTSANPIVTITGLGSLLMAPFGSHAFNIAAITAAIATGREAHEDPSRRWIAGVAAGMCYILVGVFGVTLAAVFMAFPATFITTLAGLALLGTIGASLATALSDAKVREAALITFLAAAANITLLGIGGAFWGLVIGLLAYAVLNGRMPWSVQPGAMAAMEKG, from the coding sequence ATGCCAACCACCCACTCACCTTCGCCTCTTCGCTGGAACGATCTCGCACATCCCGTCGTGGCAGGCCTGATCTCGGTCATCGTCAACTACGGCGGCACCTTCATCCTTGTGTTCCAGGCGGCCAAGGTGGCGGGCCTCGGCCCGGAGCTGACGGCCTCCTGGGTATGGTCGATCTCGATTGGCGTAGGGGTGACAGGGCTGCTGCTCAGTTGGGTGACGCGCGAGCCCATCATCACGGCCTGGTCCACACCTGCTGCGGCATTCCTCGTGACTGCCCTTGCGAGCACGCCCTATGCCGAAGCAGTGGGGGCCTACCTGATCTCCGCGCTGGCTTTCGTGGTGCTGGGGCTGTCGGGATATTTCGAGCGCGTCATCCGGCTTATTCCTGCCGGCATTGCGGCCGCACTGCTCGCGGGCATCCTGCTGCAATTCGGTATCAAGGCATTTGGTGGCATGAGCGTCGATCCCATGCTGGCAGGCCTGCTGATCGCAACCTATGTGGTACTGAAGCGGATTTCGGCACGCTATGCCGTCGTCGGCATTCTGGTGCTGGGGCTGGTCTTTTTGCTGTCGCAGAATCGGGTCGATCTGTCCGGGCTGGAGTTGCAGCTTGCTGCTCCAGTGTTCACCAGGCCGGAGTTCTCGCTCAATGCCTTGCTCAGCGTCGCGCTGCCGCTGTTTCTCATCACGTTGACCGGCCAGTACATGCCCGGCATGCTGGTGCTGCGCAACGATGGCTTCAAGACCAGCGCCAATCCCATCGTCACGATCACGGGTCTGGGCTCGCTGCTGATGGCTCCGTTTGGTTCGCATGCGTTCAACATCGCCGCGATCACGGCTGCAATCGCCACGGGCCGGGAGGCGCATGAAGATCCCTCCAGGCGCTGGATTGCCGGCGTTGCTGCAGGCATGTGCTACATCCTGGTCGGTGTGTTCGGGGTCACGCTGGCGGCGGTCTTCATGGCTTTTCCTGCCACCTTCATCACCACGCTGGCAGGCCTGGCCCTGCTGGGCACCATTGGCGCCAGCCTGGCCACGGCCCTGTCGGATGCCAAGGTGCGCGAGGCCGCGCTGATCACCTTCCTGGCTGCTGCCGCCAACATCACGCTGCTGGGCATTGGCGGCGCCTTCTGGGGGCTGGTCATAGGGCTGCTCGCCTATGCGGTCCTCAACGGCCGGATGCCGTGGAGCGTACAGCCGGGCGCTATGGCTGCCATGGAAAAAGGATGA
- a CDS encoding YggS family pyridoxal phosphate-dependent enzyme → MPMTSETPTRHDQHGLYPEAGTVEDFRRNLATVQDRIAAACQRVGRDPASVRLLPVSKTKPQASLRLAYAAGCRLLGENKVQEALGKWESMQDLADLRWSVIGHLQTNKARLVARFASEFQALDSLRVAEALDRRLQAEGRSLDVFVQVNTSGEASKYGLNPENVPGFIRQLPVFSALRVRGLMTLALFSAETERVRRCFILLRELRDQLRQGAPEGMELDALSMGMSGDFEIAIEEGATVVRVGQAIFGARPLPDSYYWPTRSDPETPESATD, encoded by the coding sequence ATGCCCATGACTTCAGAAACCCCGACCCGTCACGATCAGCATGGCCTGTACCCCGAGGCCGGCACGGTAGAGGACTTTCGCCGCAACCTCGCCACCGTGCAGGATCGCATTGCAGCTGCCTGCCAGCGCGTGGGGCGTGATCCAGCCAGCGTGCGCCTGCTGCCCGTCAGCAAGACCAAGCCTCAAGCCAGCCTGCGTCTGGCCTATGCGGCGGGCTGCCGCCTGCTGGGCGAGAACAAGGTACAGGAAGCGCTTGGAAAATGGGAGTCCATGCAGGACCTGGCCGATCTGCGCTGGTCGGTCATCGGCCACCTGCAGACCAACAAGGCCAGGCTGGTGGCGCGCTTCGCCAGCGAGTTCCAGGCGCTGGACAGCCTGCGCGTGGCCGAGGCGCTGGACAGGCGCCTGCAGGCTGAAGGGCGGTCGCTGGACGTGTTCGTTCAGGTCAATACCTCGGGCGAGGCCAGCAAATATGGCTTGAATCCCGAGAACGTGCCAGGTTTCATTCGGCAGCTACCCGTGTTTTCCGCGTTGCGCGTGCGTGGTCTGATGACGCTGGCCCTGTTTTCCGCCGAGACCGAGCGGGTGCGCCGGTGCTTCATCCTCCTGCGCGAGCTGCGCGATCAGTTGCGGCAAGGCGCACCCGAGGGCATGGAGCTGGATGCTCTGTCGATGGGGATGTCCGGCGATTTCGAGATTGCCATCGAGGAGGGCGCTACCGTGGTGCGCGTGGGGCAGGCCATCTTCGGCGCGCGTCCGTTGCCCGATAGCTATTACTGGCCAACGCGCTCTGATCCGGAGACGCCGGAATCCGCTACCGATTGA